A stretch of the Clostridium botulinum genome encodes the following:
- the cas4 gene encoding CRISPR-associated protein Cas4, translated as MEFNFDKFKTQGVKVNYYYVCKRKLWLFSKGIALEEESDRVMSGKIIHEDSYNSKKNKEVLIDNILRLDILDKDYVREVKITSKMPMPDKMQLIYYLFYLKSMGIDKKGSINYVKEKRTEEIELTSHMEEEVKSTLIDINKIINSHKPPKLKKLPYCTKCAYYQFCFAGEKEE; from the coding sequence ATGGAATTTAATTTTGATAAATTTAAAACCCAAGGTGTTAAAGTAAATTATTATTATGTTTGCAAAAGAAAACTTTGGTTATTTTCTAAGGGTATAGCATTGGAAGAAGAAAGTGATCGAGTAATGAGTGGAAAAATTATTCATGAGGATTCTTATAATAGCAAGAAGAATAAAGAAGTATTAATTGATAATATATTGAGACTAGATATACTTGATAAAGATTATGTGAGAGAAGTAAAAATTACTAGTAAAATGCCAATGCCTGATAAAATGCAACTTATCTATTATTTATTTTATTTAAAAAGTATGGGTATAGATAAGAAGGGATCCATTAACTATGTTAAAGAAAAGCGAACAGAGGAAATAGAATTAACATCTCATATGGAAGAAGAAGTAAAATCTACACTAATAGATATAAATAAAATAATCAATTCTCATAAACCTCCAAAATTAAAAAAACTTCCGTATTGTACAAAATGTGCATATTATCAATTTTGTTTTGCAGGAGAGAAGGAAGAATAA